One window from the genome of [Clostridium] celerecrescens 18A encodes:
- a CDS encoding ABC transporter ATP-binding protein encodes MIRIFKYLKPKEWLMALFSLIFVIVQVWLDLKSPDYMSEITMLVQTPGSAMSDIWLAGGKMLLCTLGSLASAVIVGYFAARIAAAFSKRLRSLLFNKVESFSMEEINRFSTDSLITRSTNDITQIQTLITMGLMLIIKAPIMVVWAITKIAGKGFEWSLVTGAAVALLVVMIGIIMIFVIPKFKKMQTLTDNMNRVTRENLTGLRVVRAYNAEDYQEKKFEEANEELTGTQLYTSRATAIMMPVMNMIMSGLSLSIYWIGAYLINAALMTDKLTLFSNMVVFSSYAMQVVMSFLMLVMIFIMLPRASVSAKRINEVLDTEPTILDGSHTNGVPGLKGEVTFQHVGFKYPDAADYVLEDVNFTVKQGETIAFIGSTGSGKSTLINLVPRFFDATEGEILIDGVNIKEYTQEALHNKIGYVPQKAVLFKGSVSSNVAYGDNGGNGFSEHEIKKAVAIAQGTDFVERMEGGYEADIAQGGTNVSGGQKQRLAIARAVCRKPEIYIFDDSFSALDYKTDRILRNVLKKETAGVTSMIVAQRIGTIMDADQIIVLDEGRVVGKGKHKDLLQNCEVYRQIAMSQLSEEELVS; translated from the coding sequence ATGATTAGAATATTTAAATATCTCAAGCCCAAAGAATGGCTGATGGCTTTATTTAGCTTGATATTTGTAATAGTCCAGGTATGGCTGGATTTAAAATCGCCGGATTACATGTCAGAAATAACCATGTTGGTGCAAACGCCCGGTAGCGCGATGAGCGATATTTGGCTTGCCGGGGGTAAAATGCTTCTCTGCACACTGGGCAGTTTGGCAAGTGCTGTTATTGTTGGTTATTTTGCGGCACGGATTGCTGCCGCGTTTTCTAAACGTCTGCGCAGTCTGCTTTTTAATAAAGTGGAATCCTTTTCCATGGAGGAAATCAACCGCTTTTCCACGGACAGCTTGATCACCCGTTCAACAAACGATATTACACAGATTCAGACTTTGATTACGATGGGATTAATGCTGATTATAAAAGCTCCGATTATGGTTGTATGGGCAATTACCAAAATCGCTGGAAAGGGGTTTGAATGGTCACTCGTCACAGGCGCGGCGGTTGCACTTTTGGTTGTTATGATTGGTATTATCATGATTTTTGTGATACCGAAATTTAAGAAAATGCAAACTTTAACAGATAACATGAACCGGGTTACCCGTGAAAATCTGACAGGACTTCGTGTTGTAAGAGCTTATAATGCCGAGGATTATCAAGAAAAGAAGTTTGAAGAAGCGAATGAGGAATTAACCGGTACCCAGTTGTATACAAGCCGTGCTACAGCAATTATGATGCCGGTCATGAATATGATTATGAGTGGACTGTCCCTTTCCATCTATTGGATTGGTGCCTACTTAATTAATGCGGCACTGATGACGGATAAACTGACGCTGTTTTCTAACATGGTGGTCTTCTCCAGCTATGCGATGCAGGTTGTTATGTCATTTTTGATGCTGGTCATGATTTTCATCATGCTTCCCCGTGCCAGCGTTTCCGCCAAGCGAATCAATGAAGTGCTGGACACCGAGCCTACAATCCTTGATGGCAGCCATACAAATGGAGTCCCTGGTTTGAAAGGTGAGGTTACGTTTCAACATGTGGGCTTCAAATATCCGGATGCGGCGGATTATGTGCTGGAGGATGTGAACTTTACGGTAAAGCAGGGGGAAACGATTGCATTTATCGGCTCCACAGGAAGTGGCAAATCAACACTGATAAACCTTGTGCCGCGCTTTTTTGATGCGACAGAAGGAGAAATCCTGATTGACGGTGTGAATATTAAGGAATATACACAGGAGGCACTCCACAATAAAATTGGTTACGTGCCGCAGAAAGCAGTTTTATTCAAAGGTTCGGTTTCGTCCAATGTGGCATACGGAGATAATGGTGGCAATGGATTTTCTGAGCACGAAATTAAAAAAGCTGTTGCAATTGCACAGGGAACGGATTTTGTTGAACGCATGGAGGGTGGCTATGAAGCAGACATTGCCCAGGGCGGTACCAATGTGTCCGGCGGGCAGAAACAGCGGCTTGCCATTGCCCGCGCGGTCTGTCGAAAGCCGGAAATCTATATATTTGATGATTCATTTTCAGCATTGGATTATAAGACGGATCGGATTTTGCGTAATGTACTGAAAAAAGAAACCGCAGGTGTAACCAGTATGATTGTAGCACAGCGTATCGGAACGATTATGGATGCGGATCAGATTATCGTACTGGACGAAGGCAGAGTTGTGGGCAAAGGAAAACACAAGGATTTGCTGCAGAACTGTGAGGTATACAGGCAAATTGCCATGAGTCAATTAAGTGAGGAGGAGCTTGTATCATGA
- a CDS encoding MarR family winged helix-turn-helix transcriptional regulator, whose amino-acid sequence MSSIEELVDSLGKLMSRGKVMDEFNRSGKGEIFILRYLYTKESPASPSELSEALNSSTARISAALRTLEKKGQIHREIDTTNRRFILVTITEEGRERIRANMQRMQNHLIQVLTVMGEKDASEFVRLSTRFFEIAQRTVPDPFE is encoded by the coding sequence TTGAGTAGTATAGAAGAACTGGTCGATTCATTGGGTAAGCTGATGTCCCGTGGAAAAGTCATGGATGAATTTAATCGTTCTGGAAAAGGCGAAATTTTCATTTTAAGATATCTTTATACGAAAGAATCACCAGCATCGCCATCTGAATTGAGTGAGGCGCTGAACAGCAGTACGGCCAGAATCTCTGCGGCACTCCGTACCCTCGAAAAGAAAGGGCAGATTCACCGTGAAATAGACACTACGAACAGGCGCTTTATATTGGTTACGATTACGGAAGAAGGTCGTGAACGGATTCGGGCAAACATGCAGCGAATGCAAAATCATTTGATTCAGGTATTAACTGTGATGGGTGAAAAAGACGCAAGTGAATTTGTACGTCTCTCCACGCGGTTTTTTGAGATTGCTCAGCGTACGGTGCCAGATCCTTTTGAATAG
- a CDS encoding ABC transporter ATP-binding protein, translating into MNEQRTNRKPMAGGPMGQGAVEKPKDFKRTWGKLIAYCKNYMPAVIAALVMAAIGTVLQIIGPDKLKDMTNEIMKGLPSLINGVPVAGAIDFGAVKRIAILLVAFYAGSALLYFIQSFMMATVTQRISKNMRTGISQKINKLPLKYFDRVSYGDILSRVTNDVDTIGQTMNQSIGNLVTSITMFVGTAIMMFYNNWIMALTAVGSSVFGFVIMGVIMSKSQKYFVQQQEDLGVANGHIEEVYSGHHVVKAYNGGKEARCFFENVNESLYNSGWKSQFMSGLMMPLMTFIGNFGYVAVCVVGAALAMNGTISFGVIVAFMLYIRLFTQPLSQIAQAFQNLQRTAAASERVFEFFDEEELPDESQKAMRLTNVKGDVEFRHVKFGYTPEKTIINDFSAQIKAGQKIAIVGPTGAGKTTMVNLLMRFYELDGGEILLDGIPISQVPRENVHEQFCMVLQDTWLFEGTIKENIIYSKPGVTDEQVIAACKAVGLHHFIRTLPQGYETLLNDRASLSQGQKQLVTIARAMIQNAPMLILDEATSSVDTRTEILIQEAMDKLTVGRTSFVIAHRLSTIKNADLILVMKDGDIIESGNHKELLEKGGFYAELYSSQFEPAA; encoded by the coding sequence ATGAATGAACAAAGAACGAACAGAAAGCCGATGGCCGGAGGTCCTATGGGACAGGGGGCTGTCGAAAAGCCAAAAGATTTTAAAAGGACATGGGGAAAACTGATTGCCTATTGTAAAAATTATATGCCTGCAGTGATTGCCGCTCTTGTTATGGCAGCAATCGGAACGGTGCTGCAAATCATCGGTCCGGATAAACTGAAAGATATGACCAACGAGATCATGAAAGGATTACCTTCGCTGATCAATGGTGTTCCGGTTGCCGGTGCAATTGATTTTGGCGCAGTAAAAAGAATCGCAATACTGTTGGTGGCATTTTACGCAGGTTCAGCGCTTCTCTACTTTATTCAAAGTTTTATGATGGCAACTGTAACACAAAGAATCAGCAAAAATATGCGTACCGGCATATCACAAAAAATCAATAAACTTCCATTGAAATATTTTGACCGGGTAAGCTATGGCGATATTCTCAGCAGGGTGACCAATGACGTGGATACCATCGGCCAGACCATGAATCAAAGCATCGGAAATCTGGTTACCTCCATCACCATGTTTGTGGGTACAGCAATTATGATGTTCTACAATAACTGGATTATGGCGTTAACTGCCGTAGGATCGAGCGTTTTTGGGTTTGTTATCATGGGTGTTATCATGTCAAAATCGCAGAAATATTTCGTCCAGCAGCAAGAAGATCTGGGTGTCGCTAATGGTCATATTGAAGAAGTTTATTCCGGCCATCATGTGGTGAAGGCTTATAACGGTGGAAAAGAGGCCAGATGTTTTTTTGAAAATGTGAACGAGAGCCTGTATAACAGCGGCTGGAAGAGCCAGTTTATGTCCGGATTGATGATGCCGCTTATGACATTTATCGGTAACTTCGGATATGTGGCAGTCTGTGTGGTAGGTGCGGCGCTGGCTATGAACGGGACCATCAGCTTCGGCGTGATCGTAGCCTTTATGTTGTATATCCGTTTGTTTACCCAACCACTTTCACAAATTGCCCAGGCATTCCAGAACCTGCAAAGAACTGCTGCCGCCAGTGAGCGCGTGTTTGAGTTCTTTGATGAGGAAGAACTGCCTGACGAGAGCCAAAAAGCAATGAGGCTCACTAATGTGAAAGGTGATGTGGAATTCCGTCATGTGAAGTTTGGATATACCCCGGAAAAAACGATTATCAATGACTTTTCAGCTCAAATTAAAGCTGGACAGAAAATTGCCATTGTAGGACCTACCGGTGCAGGAAAAACAACAATGGTCAATCTGCTGATGCGCTTTTATGAACTGGACGGTGGAGAAATATTGTTAGATGGTATTCCAATCAGCCAGGTGCCAAGAGAGAATGTCCATGAGCAATTTTGTATGGTATTACAGGATACATGGCTTTTTGAAGGTACCATCAAGGAAAATATTATCTATAGCAAGCCGGGGGTGACAGATGAACAGGTGATTGCTGCATGTAAGGCAGTAGGGCTTCATCATTTTATTAGAACTTTGCCGCAAGGGTATGAAACATTGTTAAATGACAGGGCAAGTCTTTCACAAGGGCAGAAACAGCTCGTTACGATTGCCAGAGCGATGATCCAAAACGCTCCCATGCTGATTTTGGACGAAGCAACAAGTTCTGTTGACACACGCACCGAAATCTTGATTCAGGAAGCTATGGATAAGCTGACAGTAGGTCGTACATCCTTTGTCATCGCACACCGTCTGTCTACCATAAAAAATGCCGATCTGATTCTGGTCATGAAAGATGGAGACATTATCGAAAGTGGCAATCATAAGGAACTGTTAGAAAAGGGAGGCTTCTATGCGGAACTTTACAGCAGCCAGTTTGAACCTGCTGCATAG
- a CDS encoding DUF11 domain-containing protein, which translates to MVKNRKRIEWLAKFYAGAGLIVALIAVVSSASFASTRRIENVFGVKAKGVRGSTLATPSRASRALAVPLSAGLFGQPSLQELLEQEADNENAIIPTWFQVSLNGVAIVDSDNWNITLKKNQKIKPNTAVKHQLKVTIYPQAYGLGAGDSVTWNLGRIEGLSLDNEFWEELVLSGGVHVGDVMLCYTEDGNVILYTEFKEEVNMYYSITITYWYDSGFVPVNEPTSIIFDLPGYEEPIPAVLVPENETTAEESSPQETTGEETTAEESSPQETTGEETTAEESSPQESTEEETTAEESSPQETTEEETTAEESSPQETTEEETTVEETTPETHNPSKDYGSGGNSGSDREKATLAIETTTNPETIPESSTEIETATDQQPEESQDQEQDPQDAQSSGYAGGSDEVLDINISFGTEVAASHGMQSRVLPNEILTYRIVLCNDSEEEIKEVRIRDYLPEHTSFVSVEDDGIYGVVDGQQYITWMLESILPGEEKELTFQVKVFLCTPPDFPVRNQVYWQADDSRSVNNQERPENQVDFPIVTIG; encoded by the coding sequence ATGGTTAAAAACCGGAAGAGAATTGAATGGCTTGCCAAGTTTTATGCAGGTGCGGGTTTGATAGTAGCCTTGATCGCTGTTGTTTCGTCTGCCTCATTCGCAAGTACGAGACGCATTGAAAATGTATTTGGTGTAAAAGCAAAGGGAGTAAGAGGCAGTACACTGGCAACGCCTTCAAGAGCATCGAGAGCATTGGCGGTGCCGTTATCTGCAGGGCTTTTTGGCCAGCCGAGTTTACAGGAACTACTGGAACAGGAAGCAGACAATGAGAATGCGATTATTCCTACATGGTTTCAGGTTTCGTTGAATGGAGTTGCTATTGTTGACAGTGATAATTGGAATATTACCTTAAAGAAAAATCAGAAAATCAAACCAAATACTGCTGTTAAACACCAATTAAAAGTGACGATATATCCACAAGCTTATGGATTGGGCGCAGGAGACAGTGTAACTTGGAATCTTGGACGGATTGAAGGACTTTCCCTGGATAATGAATTCTGGGAAGAGTTAGTTCTTTCCGGCGGAGTCCATGTAGGAGATGTAATGCTTTGTTACACTGAGGACGGCAATGTCATTCTCTATACCGAGTTTAAAGAAGAAGTAAACATGTATTATAGTATTACGATTACATATTGGTATGATAGCGGTTTTGTTCCGGTAAACGAACCGACCAGCATTATATTTGATTTACCAGGATATGAAGAACCGATTCCAGCGGTGCTTGTACCTGAGAACGAAACGACTGCGGAGGAAAGCAGTCCGCAGGAGACAACCGGGGAAGAAACAACAGCGGAGGAAAGCAGTCCGCAGGAGACAACCGGGGAAGAAACAACAGCGGAGGAAAGCAGTCCGCAGGAGTCAACCGAGGAAGAAACAACCGCGGAGGAAAGCAGTCCGCAGGAGACAACAGAGGAAGAAACAACAGCGGAGGAAAGCAGTCCGCAGGAGACAACAGAGGAAGAGACAACTGTGGAGGAAACAACGCCTGAGACACATAATCCGAGTAAAGATTATGGCTCAGGAGGGAATTCTGGTTCAGATAGAGAAAAAGCTACTTTAGCAATAGAAACAACTACAAATCCGGAAACAATTCCGGAAAGTTCAACAGAGATTGAGACAGCAACAGATCAGCAGCCAGAAGAATCTCAAGACCAGGAACAGGATCCACAAGATGCGCAATCGTCTGGATATGCAGGGGGATCCGATGAGGTATTGGATATCAACATATCCTTTGGTACAGAAGTTGCTGCCAGCCATGGAATGCAGTCCAGGGTACTTCCCAATGAGATACTTACATACAGAATTGTGCTTTGCAATGACAGTGAGGAGGAGATTAAGGAGGTGCGTATCCGAGATTATCTTCCGGAGCATACCAGTTTTGTTTCGGTGGAAGACGATGGGATTTATGGAGTTGTCGATGGACAGCAGTATATAACCTGGATGCTGGAGAGTATCCTTCCGGGTGAAGAAAAGGAATTAACCTTTCAGGTTAAGGTGTTTCTTTGTACACCGCCGGATTTTCCGGTCAGGAATCAGGTTTATTGGCAGGCGGATGACAGCAGATCCGTAAACAATCAGGAAAGGCCTGAGAATCAGGTGGACTTTCCCATAGTCACTATTGGATAG
- a CDS encoding LytR/AlgR family response regulator transcription factor, translated as MIIAICDDNEQELEQCKKQLELLASIHQVDVEFSLYHKGEELLFRLQGDHKSYPDIIYLDMRMNGMQGDEVARKLRSQGCISEIVFFTVSKEYYTTAFDVRALHYVVKGETTVEKFEDIFMRAVKSVQEKQTEYIMCTGAGEFRKIEIKKIHYFEVTKRIVTVYYGSDQFSFYSTIGKIELRLKDYGFVRVHKSYVVAKCHIGTISFKEIVLDTGERLPVGRYYYSELKREMEAYADTKEVV; from the coding sequence GTGATTATCGCAATTTGTGATGATAATGAACAAGAACTGGAACAATGTAAAAAGCAGTTGGAACTGTTAGCGTCAATTCATCAAGTTGATGTGGAGTTTTCTTTATATCACAAAGGTGAAGAATTGCTGTTCCGTCTACAAGGGGATCACAAAAGTTATCCAGACATTATTTATCTGGACATGAGAATGAACGGGATGCAGGGGGATGAGGTTGCCAGAAAGCTGAGAAGTCAGGGGTGTATCAGTGAAATTGTGTTTTTTACAGTTTCTAAAGAATATTACACCACGGCATTTGATGTTAGAGCATTGCACTATGTTGTAAAAGGAGAAACAACGGTAGAAAAATTTGAAGATATTTTTATGCGAGCGGTTAAATCAGTACAAGAAAAGCAAACGGAATACATTATGTGTACAGGGGCAGGTGAATTCCGAAAGATTGAGATTAAAAAAATTCATTACTTTGAAGTCACAAAACGGATCGTGACCGTTTATTACGGCAGTGACCAGTTTAGCTTCTATTCGACCATTGGAAAAATTGAATTAAGGTTAAAGGATTATGGTTTTGTCAGAGTCCATAAGTCTTACGTGGTAGCAAAATGTCATATCGGAACGATTTCTTTTAAAGAAATAGTATTAGATACGGGAGAGAGGTTGCCGGTAGGGAGATACTATTACTCAGAATTGAAACGGGAAATGGAAGCATACGCTGACACGAAAGAAGTGGTGTAG